The Deltaproteobacteria bacterium genome contains the following window.
CTCGGTGCCTCTGCGCATAAAGGGGCGGGTGATCGGCGTAATGAGGCTATACACCGAGAGGCCGCGCGAGTTTGCCGAAGATGAAATCCAGTTTGTCGAAGCCCTGGCAGAGATGGGTGCCGTGGCCATTGAAAATGCCAGGATGTACGAGGGCATCAAGCAGGATTACGAGCGGCTGCTGTCATTCAGAGAGGTTGCCAAGGCAGTCAACTCCACCCTCGAGTTGCAGAAGGTCCTCGATCTGCTGGTAGACAACATGATTCGCACCCTTAACCTCAAAGCCTGTGCCATCCGCCTGCTGCACGGCAAACGCCGGACCCTGGAGCTGGTTGCCTCCAGAGGCCTCAGTGAGAACTATATCAACAAGGGACCTGTGAACGCCGACAAGAGCATCGCTGAGAGTGTAGAGGGCAAGACAGTGGCGATCATCAACGCCCAGGAGGACCCCCGCATCCAATATCAGCAGGAAGCCAAAGTAGAGGGCATCACCAGTTTGCTGTCCGTTCCTCTCACCATCAAAGGCAATGTGATTGGCGTGGTGCGCTGCTACACGGAGCAGCCGCGTGAGTTTTCCGAAAGTGAAACTCATTCAGCCGAGGTTCTGGCCGAA
Protein-coding sequences here:
- a CDS encoding GAF domain-containing protein — protein: MTSRERFYFQSFAEVAKAVNSTLDLREVLNLLVEEVARIMELKACAIRLLDSKKRTLELVASHGLSENYRNKGPVDADQSIKDAMEGKTISIYNAIEDPRAPYKEQVQQEGISSIVSVPLRIKGRVIGVMRLYTERPREFAEDEIQFVEALAEMGAVAIENARMYEGIKQDYERLLSFREVAKAVNSTLELQKVLDLLVDNMIRTLNLKACAIRLLHGKRRTLELVASRGLSENYINKGPVNADKSIAESVEGKTVAIINAQEDPRIQYQQEAKVEGITSLLSVPLTIKGNVIGVVRCYTEQPREFSESETHSAEVLAEIGAIAIENAKMHQRIKQDYESVMSDIYDFVGYRRSI